Part of the Primulina huaijiensis isolate GDHJ02 chromosome 15, ASM1229523v2, whole genome shotgun sequence genome is shown below.
aaaaatttgcatgtGTTGTTACATACCGCGACTTCGATCTCTTCATCGATCTAGAGAATTGAAAAGGGTCCCTCGATATAGGGAAGAAACTGAAAACGAAAAAAGTGAAAAAACAAAGAACCAGAGAACTTTACTGACGCGATTCCATATGCGCCATCGAAGTCCACCGTAAGTCAGCTAACAACTGCTTCGTTTGATCATTAAATGATTGTTTCGAGGAAAAGGAGGCCCACAaagctgatttttttttttgaatttttattgttttaacaAAGTACTTCCATGATTTTGGTATCTTCTATTCCATGATTTCGGAAATCGGAAACAGGTaataaaaaatggagagaaaggCTAAAGAATCAAAAGGGTCGTTTTCTTTTGTTGGGAACGATGTGTTTTCTGGCCTTTTGTGTGTGAGTAAGATTTTGAAAAGTCTGTATTTGGCGTGTGTGAGGTTTGTGCTCGTAAGGTTTTCTTGTTTCTCCAGAAGTCCTTTTGCCCATTAGTTCTTGCCGTTGAAATCGAATGccccattttctttctttattaaTTTACTGGGGAATAGGAGTACGACAGCTAAAATAGTCGAAACCTAAAACTTTGTTAAATGAAAAGATTGAAGAAACTAGGGTTTTTGAAGAGGGCCCAAGAGTAGTGAAACCAGTACGAGACTGTAATAAGGGAGCAGCGTCGTCTTTTACCAACCCCGTTTGTTCATTCTTAAATTTTGTTGTGAGTTGGGTTGGTGAAATAAATTCATCGCCTTACGTTGAGGGTGCAAATGTCCAGAAGGCAAAAAGAACAGTGAATGCTCGTGCTATGGGCTGTTAGGCTTTAGCGTGTGGTATAAATGTTGCTACATGATCATTTATGTGATTTTAATTCTGAGGAAGAACTTGCTATCTTTAGGTGGAGAGTGATTAGATGAAACCTTGAGAAATAGAGCTCCATTGGTTAGGTTATTTATGTAGAGAATCTGTAGGACAATACAAGTTCGAGTCTTTAGCCTTTTTCTTGGTAGAAGAGCAAAAGTGGTTGGTTATCTTTTCATATTTCTATATATTTACATTTGTCCACTTTGTTTGACGAGTTTGGAGATTTCACTTTCAAAAATAGCAGAGGTCTAAGTGACGACAGTGGTATTGTACAATGGTGGCTGATGGTTTATTCAACCCAAAGCCTTATAACTCTCTGTCTTATCCTCTGCAGATGATTCATTCATCTTCTCCTCAACTAATCTTTAACCCTTCGCCCCTTTCTCTTGCCCTGGTATGTCTCATTTCTTCTCTTCCTTTTTACCCTTGTATGTGCATTAAAAAAAAGTGTTTTGGGTTCTGAATTATATCTGTCCTTTACTTTGTTCTTGGGTTCTTCATATTCTGGGAGATGTTTCTGTAATAGTTGTCGTTTGGTTTTGTGATTTGGTTATATTTCGTGGGATTCTCCTGCAGCAGCCAAAGAGGGAGAATACTGGGGAAATGGGGTTGATGGTGAAAAGTTTTGACAATAATTTCATGGGAAAGACAAGGGAGGATGAGTTTGGGAGCCCTGCAAGTGATAACTTTGAATCTGCATCAGGTGATGATCAAGAAACTCTTGACAATAAGTCATCAAAAAGGAAGAAATATCATAGACATACTCCTTTTCAAATTCAAGAACTCGAGGCGTAAGTTTTACTCTTTTTGTTCCAATATTGATACGGTTTTAATAGTTTTGGATTCATCATCAACTGGtagcacttgctgaattttgttGGTCGCTATAGTTGTTTCAAGGAGAATCCTCATCCTGACGAGAAATCAAGATTAGAACTAGGAAGAAGACTAGGATTGGATGTTAGGCAGGTCAAATTTTGGTTTCAGAATAGAAGGACTCAAATCAAGGTAATTTACCAATGTTATggcttcaattttattttaaattcacgTTGTTTCCATCGATAAAACTGCTTCATGAACAAGTTGACTGATTTAAAATTGTGATGCAGACCCAATTAGAGCGTCATGAAAATTCAATCCTAAAACAAGAAAATGATAAGCTCCGCATTGAGAACATTACTATGAAGGAAGCAATGAGAGGCCCAATGTGCAACAATTGTGGTAGCCCAGCTATTCTTGGTGAAGTGCCTATTGAGCATCACCATCTAATGATCGAAAATGCACGGCTAAAAGATGAGCTTAATCGACTTGGAGTCTTGGCAAACAAAATCTTGGGTACACCTGCCGGTTCTATACACCCTGTAATGGGAAACTCAAGATTGGATCTTGGTGTCGTAAGGGATGGATTCTGTGCTTTAAATTATACGGAATCTCAATTGCCCTTAGGACTTGATTTTGGCGATCGAGTTTCAAGTGCATTTCCTCTGGGGCCCCCAAGTGGACTTACGATGGGCATGAGTAGTATCGATGTTCCTTTCAACAAATCCGTGTTTTTTGATCTGGCATTGGCTGCAATGAATGAGCTGATAAAGTTATCCCAACTAGACAGCCCTCTATGGTTCCAAAGCTTGAAAGGAGGTGGAGAAACATTGAACCTTGAGGAGTACAGAAAGACATTTTCCCCATGCACAGGTGTGAGTTCCAATAATTTTATGACCGAAGCAACAAGATCTACTGGTACAATAATTCTAGACTGCGAGACCATCATAGAAACTTTATTGGATGTGGTAAGTTGTTGCGGCTTGTTTTGTTGATATACCAATTAGTTCAATTCGTGACCTGTATGACTTTTTTGCTCTAATCTCATGGACATGATTTACTTTACTTTATGTAGAATCGTTGGACAGAAATGTTTCCATGGATCATCGGCAGTGCCTCAATTCTTGATGTGATTTTTTGTGGCTCCAGTGGAAAAAGAAACGGTGCACTGCTACTGGTATGGTATTCCACCTTCTGCCTGGCTCACCCCATTGTAAAACAAAAGGAAAAGGTAAAAATGAATATGAAATAGTTACTTAATTATATTTGCTGTTCAGATGCAAGCTGAATTCCAAGTGTTATCACCTCTGGTACCTGTTCGGCAAGCAAAGTTTCTTCGTTTCTGCAAGCAGCATAAGGAGGACATTTGGGCTGTAGTTGATGTGTCCATTGACACCATCTTCCAAAATCCAAGTGTAAATGCATATGTCAATTGCAGGAGGTTGCCTTCCGGTATAGTTGTGCAAGACATGTCAAATGGTAGTTCAAAGGTATTTGAGACCAAGAAAGATTTTTATATGGATTTTCATGTTCACGTGCAACGCTGACCAATTTTTGTCAACCTATGTATAGTTAATTTCAGATTGTTCTCTTTAGTTTCTATAGAACATAAATCTTAGTAATTGGAGTATTCATCTTGGAAGGATTAAGGATTACCACTTCATGAGAATAACCATCTAGGAAagata
Proteins encoded:
- the LOC140960112 gene encoding homeobox-leucine zipper protein HDG1-like isoform X1, which encodes MVADGLFNPKPYNSLSYPLQMIHSSSPQLIFNPSPLSLALPKRENTGEMGLMVKSFDNNFMGKTREDEFGSPASDNFESASGDDQETLDNKSSKRKKYHRHTPFQIQELEACFKENPHPDEKSRLELGRRLGLDVRQVKFWFQNRRTQIKTQLERHENSILKQENDKLRIENITMKEAMRGPMCNNCGSPAILGEVPIEHHHLMIENARLKDELNRLGVLANKILGTPAGSIHPVMGNSRLDLGVVRDGFCALNYTESQLPLGLDFGDRVSSAFPLGPPSGLTMGMSSIDVPFNKSVFFDLALAAMNELIKLSQLDSPLWFQSLKGGGETLNLEEYRKTFSPCTGVSSNNFMTEATRSTGTIILDCETIIETLLDVNRWTEMFPWIIGSASILDVIFCGSSGKRNGALLLMQAEFQVLSPLVPVRQAKFLRFCKQHKEDIWAVVDVSIDTIFQNPSVNAYVNCRRLPSGIVVQDMSNGSSKVTWIEHTEYDESAVHEIYKPLLRSGIGFGAQKWISILQRQCELAATLMSSPVPTENNLALTLSGKKSLAKLAQRMTRNFCTGVCSTVHKWEIVQSEINTDDTKLAMRKSYGDLGEPSGVILSATTSVWMPVSPIRLFDFLQDEKARVHWDVLSQDGPTQQILYIPKSQDPGNCISILRGNATTNRNGVLILQDTFFDSSGSLIVHAAVEISGMNMVMSGGDSSNLSFLPSGFAILPDCFPDSSKPPGANDGGGSFLTLGFQILVNNLPAAKLTMESIDTVKSLIARTLHGIKTGLHCN
- the LOC140960112 gene encoding homeobox-leucine zipper protein HDG1-like isoform X2 is translated as MCFLAFCMIHSSSPQLIFNPSPLSLALQPKRENTGEMGLMVKSFDNNFMGKTREDEFGSPASDNFESASGDDQETLDNKSSKRKKYHRHTPFQIQELEACFKENPHPDEKSRLELGRRLGLDVRQVKFWFQNRRTQIKTQLERHENSILKQENDKLRIENITMKEAMRGPMCNNCGSPAILGEVPIEHHHLMIENARLKDELNRLGVLANKILGTPAGSIHPVMGNSRLDLGVVRDGFCALNYTESQLPLGLDFGDRVSSAFPLGPPSGLTMGMSSIDVPFNKSVFFDLALAAMNELIKLSQLDSPLWFQSLKGGGETLNLEEYRKTFSPCTGVSSNNFMTEATRSTGTIILDCETIIETLLDVNRWTEMFPWIIGSASILDVIFCGSSGKRNGALLLMQAEFQVLSPLVPVRQAKFLRFCKQHKEDIWAVVDVSIDTIFQNPSVNAYVNCRRLPSGIVVQDMSNGSSKVTWIEHTEYDESAVHEIYKPLLRSGIGFGAQKWISILQRQCELAATLMSSPVPTENNLALTLSGKKSLAKLAQRMTRNFCTGVCSTVHKWEIVQSEINTDDTKLAMRKSYGDLGEPSGVILSATTSVWMPVSPIRLFDFLQDEKARVHWDVLSQDGPTQQILYIPKSQDPGNCISILRGNATTNRNGVLILQDTFFDSSGSLIVHAAVEISGMNMVMSGGDSSNLSFLPSGFAILPDCFPDSSKPPGANDGGGSFLTLGFQILVNNLPAAKLTMESIDTVKSLIARTLHGIKTGLHCN
- the LOC140960112 gene encoding homeobox-leucine zipper protein HDG1-like isoform X4: MIHSSSPQLIFNPSPLSLALQPKRENTGEMGLMVKSFDNNFMGKTREDEFGSPASDNFESASGDDQETLDNKSSKRKKYHRHTPFQIQELEACFKENPHPDEKSRLELGRRLGLDVRQVKFWFQNRRTQIKTQLERHENSILKQENDKLRIENITMKEAMRGPMCNNCGSPAILGEVPIEHHHLMIENARLKDELNRLGVLANKILGTPAGSIHPVMGNSRLDLGVVRDGFCALNYTESQLPLGLDFGDRVSSAFPLGPPSGLTMGMSSIDVPFNKSVFFDLALAAMNELIKLSQLDSPLWFQSLKGGGETLNLEEYRKTFSPCTGVSSNNFMTEATRSTGTIILDCETIIETLLDVNRWTEMFPWIIGSASILDVIFCGSSGKRNGALLLMQAEFQVLSPLVPVRQAKFLRFCKQHKEDIWAVVDVSIDTIFQNPSVNAYVNCRRLPSGIVVQDMSNGSSKVTWIEHTEYDESAVHEIYKPLLRSGIGFGAQKWISILQRQCELAATLMSSPVPTENNLALTLSGKKSLAKLAQRMTRNFCTGVCSTVHKWEIVQSEINTDDTKLAMRKSYGDLGEPSGVILSATTSVWMPVSPIRLFDFLQDEKARVHWDVLSQDGPTQQILYIPKSQDPGNCISILRGNATTNRNGVLILQDTFFDSSGSLIVHAAVEISGMNMVMSGGDSSNLSFLPSGFAILPDCFPDSSKPPGANDGGGSFLTLGFQILVNNLPAAKLTMESIDTVKSLIARTLHGIKTGLHCN
- the LOC140960112 gene encoding homeobox-leucine zipper protein HDG1-like isoform X3 — translated: MCFLAFCMIHSSSPQLIFNPSPLSLALPKRENTGEMGLMVKSFDNNFMGKTREDEFGSPASDNFESASGDDQETLDNKSSKRKKYHRHTPFQIQELEACFKENPHPDEKSRLELGRRLGLDVRQVKFWFQNRRTQIKTQLERHENSILKQENDKLRIENITMKEAMRGPMCNNCGSPAILGEVPIEHHHLMIENARLKDELNRLGVLANKILGTPAGSIHPVMGNSRLDLGVVRDGFCALNYTESQLPLGLDFGDRVSSAFPLGPPSGLTMGMSSIDVPFNKSVFFDLALAAMNELIKLSQLDSPLWFQSLKGGGETLNLEEYRKTFSPCTGVSSNNFMTEATRSTGTIILDCETIIETLLDVNRWTEMFPWIIGSASILDVIFCGSSGKRNGALLLMQAEFQVLSPLVPVRQAKFLRFCKQHKEDIWAVVDVSIDTIFQNPSVNAYVNCRRLPSGIVVQDMSNGSSKVTWIEHTEYDESAVHEIYKPLLRSGIGFGAQKWISILQRQCELAATLMSSPVPTENNLALTLSGKKSLAKLAQRMTRNFCTGVCSTVHKWEIVQSEINTDDTKLAMRKSYGDLGEPSGVILSATTSVWMPVSPIRLFDFLQDEKARVHWDVLSQDGPTQQILYIPKSQDPGNCISILRGNATTNRNGVLILQDTFFDSSGSLIVHAAVEISGMNMVMSGGDSSNLSFLPSGFAILPDCFPDSSKPPGANDGGGSFLTLGFQILVNNLPAAKLTMESIDTVKSLIARTLHGIKTGLHCN
- the LOC140960112 gene encoding homeobox-leucine zipper protein HDG1-like isoform X5, encoding MIHSSSPQLIFNPSPLSLALPKRENTGEMGLMVKSFDNNFMGKTREDEFGSPASDNFESASGDDQETLDNKSSKRKKYHRHTPFQIQELEACFKENPHPDEKSRLELGRRLGLDVRQVKFWFQNRRTQIKTQLERHENSILKQENDKLRIENITMKEAMRGPMCNNCGSPAILGEVPIEHHHLMIENARLKDELNRLGVLANKILGTPAGSIHPVMGNSRLDLGVVRDGFCALNYTESQLPLGLDFGDRVSSAFPLGPPSGLTMGMSSIDVPFNKSVFFDLALAAMNELIKLSQLDSPLWFQSLKGGGETLNLEEYRKTFSPCTGVSSNNFMTEATRSTGTIILDCETIIETLLDVNRWTEMFPWIIGSASILDVIFCGSSGKRNGALLLMQAEFQVLSPLVPVRQAKFLRFCKQHKEDIWAVVDVSIDTIFQNPSVNAYVNCRRLPSGIVVQDMSNGSSKVTWIEHTEYDESAVHEIYKPLLRSGIGFGAQKWISILQRQCELAATLMSSPVPTENNLALTLSGKKSLAKLAQRMTRNFCTGVCSTVHKWEIVQSEINTDDTKLAMRKSYGDLGEPSGVILSATTSVWMPVSPIRLFDFLQDEKARVHWDVLSQDGPTQQILYIPKSQDPGNCISILRGNATTNRNGVLILQDTFFDSSGSLIVHAAVEISGMNMVMSGGDSSNLSFLPSGFAILPDCFPDSSKPPGANDGGGSFLTLGFQILVNNLPAAKLTMESIDTVKSLIARTLHGIKTGLHCN